Proteins from a single region of Nerophis ophidion isolate RoL-2023_Sa linkage group LG08, RoL_Noph_v1.0, whole genome shotgun sequence:
- the LOC133557075 gene encoding uncharacterized protein LOC133557075 — protein MDKQEVRQRSSSTASPSSLSSSSHQRRWSNDFGRKSSSPVIIIRKNVKEPQPPQRGVSLVRRQTPSCRSAQRYSYPNTGIRSSPSCSSPVQTAVITGHDPRGWKLRPKSCISSMSSLQVPLPVSIPDPSSLPSITSSPIQPDASLKSKPPLESKPFRRHHSDSSALLKSMSLVTLEELRDVRLRPTNHLDEPDDVFSEAYAKGKVSPQSHKMPPAVPQKTLLARQMAQLIAQSCQRQRCATPKSELYSVIKPKPKRQQQNDNPCTLHPKTNSQHFKG, from the coding sequence ATGGACAAGCAGGAAGTCAGACAGCGGTCTAGCTCAACAGCCTCCCCCTCCAGCCTGTCCTCCAGCTCTCATCAGCGCCGTTGGTCCAATGATTTTGGCCGCAAGAGCAGCTCCCCTGTCATTATTATCAGGAAGAATGTGAAGGAACCGCAGCCTCCGCAGCGGGGGGTATCGCTTGTTAGACGCCAGACTCCATCTTGCCGTTCAGCGCAACGCTACTCCTATCCAAATACTGGGATCCGCTCGTCGCCTTCCTGTTCTTCTCCTGTCCAGACGGCGGTCATAACGGGCCACGATCCTCGAGGTTGGAAGTTGCGTCCAAAATCCTGCATCTCCTCCATGTCGTCGCTGCAGGTGCCACTCCCTGTCTCTATTCCAGATCCCAGTTCTCTACCATCCATCACATCTTCACCAATTCAACCTGACGCCAGCTTAAAATCTAAACCTCCTCTCGAAAGCAAACCATTCCGTCGCCATCACTCAGACTCTTCAGCTTTGCTCAAATCTATGTCTTTGGTGACACTTGAGGAGCTCCGTGATGTGCGGCTGCGTCCCACCAACCACTTGGATGAACCGGATGACGTCTTCAGTGAAGCATATGCGAAGGGAAAAGTGTCTCCTCAGTCACACAAAATGCCACCAGCTGTTCCACAAAAAACTCTTCTGGCAAGACAAATGGCACAACTCATTGCTCAATCGTGTCAACGCCAAAGGTGTGCCACACCCAAAAGTGAGCTGTACAGTGTGATTAAGCCAAAACCTAAACGTCAACAACAGAACGACAACCCCTGCACCCTGCATCCGAAAACAAATAGTCAGCACTTCAAAGGTTGA